The following proteins come from a genomic window of Bremerella alba:
- a CDS encoding alkaline phosphatase D family protein: MSEFNPLNRRLFLKSTVASAAIAASADALDTKIVVHSVYQATGLRIGEVTPTSAIVWTRLTKNSERNNDGVVFTKRGKSKEALKTPAEEIEGACPGQPGKIRLLYAISPKEEVVLETEWVNVDEESDFIHQFHLKDLKPGTPYSVICQTSVEGEVHEGARVGKFRTAPRPDEVKPVQFCVMTCQGYPDRDHPDGHPIYPAMTAKNPDFISLTGDLIYYDNDAPSAMTVDLARLHWQRMFSLPRLVDTLSLTSAYWLKDDHDTLDNDSWPGQKYGEVTFEEGQKIFRQQAPLGSDSYRTFRWGKDLQIWLTDGRDFRSPNKMPDGPEKTIWGAEQKAWFKRTVKESDAAWKILISPTPLVGPDRKGKNDNHANEGFAHEGNEIRQWLKQNVPENFFVVCGDRHWQYYSVDPETGVNEISVGAASNSHAGGTPGRNPKIHRFHKVQGGFLNVVVDAKPDESEITFQLCDVDGNVAFEQRFQQSRA; encoded by the coding sequence ATGTCTGAATTTAATCCCCTCAATCGTCGGTTATTCTTGAAGTCTACGGTGGCATCCGCTGCCATCGCGGCGTCGGCGGATGCCCTCGACACAAAAATTGTGGTGCATTCCGTCTATCAGGCCACAGGACTTCGGATCGGAGAAGTCACGCCGACGAGTGCGATTGTCTGGACACGCCTGACTAAGAACTCGGAGCGTAACAACGATGGGGTTGTTTTCACGAAACGGGGCAAGTCGAAAGAGGCCCTGAAGACTCCGGCCGAAGAAATCGAAGGTGCTTGCCCCGGTCAGCCAGGTAAGATTCGCTTGCTTTACGCGATCTCACCTAAGGAAGAAGTGGTGCTGGAGACCGAGTGGGTGAATGTCGATGAAGAATCGGACTTCATTCATCAGTTTCATTTGAAGGATTTGAAGCCTGGCACGCCTTACAGCGTTATTTGCCAGACATCGGTCGAAGGGGAAGTGCATGAGGGGGCGAGGGTGGGCAAGTTTCGCACGGCCCCTCGTCCCGATGAGGTGAAGCCGGTTCAGTTTTGCGTGATGACCTGCCAGGGGTACCCGGACCGTGACCATCCCGACGGGCATCCGATCTATCCTGCCATGACGGCGAAGAATCCCGATTTCATTTCATTGACCGGTGATCTGATTTATTACGACAACGATGCCCCCAGTGCGATGACCGTCGATTTGGCTCGCTTGCATTGGCAGCGAATGTTTAGTTTACCGCGATTGGTCGATACGCTCAGTCTGACTTCGGCGTATTGGCTGAAGGACGATCACGACACGCTTGATAACGATTCGTGGCCGGGGCAGAAGTACGGTGAAGTGACCTTTGAAGAAGGCCAGAAAATCTTTCGACAACAGGCCCCGCTGGGAAGTGATTCGTATCGAACATTTCGTTGGGGGAAAGATCTTCAGATTTGGTTGACCGACGGTCGTGACTTTCGCTCTCCGAATAAGATGCCTGATGGGCCTGAGAAAACCATCTGGGGAGCCGAGCAGAAAGCCTGGTTCAAGCGTACGGTCAAAGAGAGCGACGCCGCTTGGAAGATTCTGATCAGTCCCACTCCGCTAGTTGGACCGGATCGCAAGGGTAAGAACGATAACCATGCCAACGAAGGGTTCGCCCACGAAGGCAACGAGATTCGACAATGGTTAAAGCAAAACGTGCCTGAGAATTTCTTTGTCGTCTGCGGCGATCGTCACTGGCAATACTATTCGGTCGACCCGGAAACGGGGGTAAACGAGATCAGCGTTGGAGCGGCCAGCAATTCACATGCAGGGGGAACGCCAGGGAGAAACCCCAAGATCCATCGCTTCCACAAAGTGCAAGGCGGGTTCCTGAATGTCGTGGTCGACGCAAAGCCGGACGAATCAGAGATCACCTTTCAACTGTGCGATGTCGACGGAAACGTAGCGTTCGAGCAGCGGTTTCAACAGTCGCGTGCCTAG
- a CDS encoding VOC family protein, translated as MELFAVEIRTPQWQPMILWYTSALNMKAAVRSVEDGYALLAGRGWRLSLLELQEDEPRDRSAISLALEVENLSAVRERIESLLMEPSAPIETSDEGFLQWTTTDPDGNRIKLFQFVAVD; from the coding sequence ATGGAACTCTTTGCGGTTGAGATACGAACGCCCCAGTGGCAGCCGATGATCTTGTGGTATACGTCGGCTTTGAATATGAAGGCTGCCGTTCGCAGCGTTGAAGATGGGTATGCCCTTTTGGCCGGTCGAGGCTGGCGGCTTTCGCTTTTAGAATTGCAGGAAGACGAACCACGCGATCGCTCGGCCATCAGCCTGGCCTTGGAGGTCGAGAACCTGTCGGCTGTCCGAGAACGCATCGAGTCCTTATTAATGGAACCCTCGGCGCCGATCGAGACGAGCGACGAAGGCTTCCTGCAGTGGACCACCACCGATCCTGATGGTAATCGGATTAAGCTGTTTCAATTTGTCGCCGTCGATTAA
- a CDS encoding thioredoxin family protein — protein sequence MTRVFSLLFSVFITLSTLQAGEYNPVLEIGDAVQQWEDFPGIDGDTHSWSDLKDKQAVVIVFTCNTCPYAVDYEDRIKKLAKKWDGDDRVAMIAVNSNLIDEDSLDAMKEKAQALKFTFPYLKDEKQELGKAWGATRTPEFFVIDGQRKVVYMGALDNDTNASKATINYVNQAVEATLAGKVPDVQETVAIGCNIRYKRSRR from the coding sequence ATGACCCGCGTTTTTTCGCTACTTTTTTCAGTTTTCATCACACTTAGCACCCTTCAAGCCGGCGAATATAACCCGGTTCTCGAGATCGGCGATGCTGTCCAGCAATGGGAAGACTTCCCCGGCATCGATGGAGACACGCATAGCTGGTCAGATCTCAAGGACAAGCAAGCCGTCGTCATTGTCTTCACTTGCAACACGTGTCCCTACGCAGTGGACTACGAAGACCGCATTAAAAAGCTTGCCAAGAAGTGGGACGGCGACGACCGGGTAGCAATGATCGCGGTGAACTCCAACCTGATCGACGAAGATTCCTTAGACGCCATGAAAGAAAAAGCCCAGGCCCTCAAGTTCACGTTCCCATACCTCAAGGACGAGAAGCAGGAACTGGGAAAAGCCTGGGGAGCAACCCGGACCCCTGAGTTTTTTGTCATCGACGGTCAACGAAAGGTCGTCTACATGGGAGCGTTGGACAACGACACGAACGCCTCGAAAGCGACCATCAATTACGTCAACCAAGCGGTCGAAGCAACCTTGGCCGGTAAAGTGCCGGACGTTCAAGAGACCGTCGCGATTGGCTGCAACATTCGCTACAAACGGTCGCGCCGCTAG
- a CDS encoding DUF4142 domain-containing protein: MSTCVKLTGCMILLGAYCTAPISAQSPPRPLTASQTQEASASEVDALGSHIAIKMLLMNKEAIVLGELAEKKAQSEDVKKYAQQMVAKHGNLEDKLEPMIDSDHLEKIESIDTDIRYPRGEPGTQQERADAETIRDNKWVIDGGTKPIPPQDNAPLKKLTTKEKSEAEEDTDVVHYQLAAVKEHIKSVVERLDQLQGKQFDEAYLDQTIHAHAWMFAELGAMKVSDQPKLEQLSQQEKKMAQQHLAEARRLRDKLLRSGK; encoded by the coding sequence ATGTCCACCTGCGTGAAACTTACCGGATGCATGATTCTGTTAGGAGCCTACTGCACGGCCCCAATTTCTGCTCAATCACCCCCTCGGCCTCTCACTGCTTCCCAGACGCAAGAGGCCTCGGCATCGGAGGTTGATGCGTTGGGTTCTCATATCGCGATCAAGATGCTTTTGATGAACAAAGAAGCAATCGTGCTGGGGGAATTGGCCGAGAAGAAAGCTCAATCGGAAGACGTCAAGAAATATGCCCAGCAGATGGTCGCTAAGCACGGGAATTTAGAAGACAAGTTAGAGCCGATGATCGATTCCGATCACCTGGAAAAAATCGAGTCGATTGATACCGATATTCGCTATCCACGCGGAGAGCCAGGCACCCAGCAGGAACGCGCCGATGCCGAAACCATCCGCGACAATAAATGGGTCATCGATGGCGGTACCAAACCGATTCCGCCCCAAGACAACGCACCACTAAAAAAGCTAACAACAAAAGAGAAAAGCGAAGCTGAGGAAGACACCGATGTTGTTCATTATCAACTTGCTGCCGTGAAAGAACACATTAAGTCAGTAGTCGAGCGACTCGATCAACTACAGGGTAAACAGTTCGATGAAGCCTATCTCGATCAAACGATCCATGCCCATGCTTGGATGTTTGCTGAATTGGGAGCCATGAAGGTCTCCGATCAACCAAAGCTAGAACAACTGAGCCAGCAAGAAAAGAAGATGGCTCAGCAGCATCTAGCCGAAGCCCGACGACTACGAGATAAACTTCTGCGCAGCGGAAAGTGA
- a CDS encoding SDR family oxidoreductase, protein MDAQFHDQVVLVTGGGSGIGQAAAIQFARQGARVGILNRSWPEETVKKIEAEDGLVMPLQADVTKPQQVQVAVDCLVEKWGRIDVLFCNAGVNGTWAPLEELSTEEWHKTFSINVHGTFECIKSAIPHLKKRGGAIVVNSSVNGTRMFSNTGATAYSATKAALIAITKMLALEFAEQKVRVNAVCPGWIETEIDDNTNKRNLDQVEEPVEFPEGKVPLTDGGPGTSDQVADVVLFLSSKAASHVTGSVIYVDGAQSLLQG, encoded by the coding sequence ATGGATGCTCAGTTCCACGATCAAGTCGTTCTTGTTACCGGAGGCGGTTCAGGCATTGGCCAGGCCGCTGCGATCCAGTTTGCTCGTCAAGGAGCCAGGGTCGGGATCCTCAACCGCAGTTGGCCGGAAGAGACCGTTAAGAAGATCGAAGCGGAGGACGGTCTCGTCATGCCGCTGCAAGCCGATGTCACCAAGCCACAGCAAGTTCAAGTGGCAGTAGATTGTTTGGTCGAGAAATGGGGACGCATTGATGTCCTGTTCTGCAATGCTGGCGTCAACGGAACCTGGGCACCGCTGGAAGAGCTAAGCACCGAAGAGTGGCATAAAACGTTTTCCATCAATGTGCATGGCACATTCGAGTGTATTAAATCCGCCATCCCGCACCTCAAGAAACGGGGCGGGGCAATCGTGGTGAACTCGTCAGTCAACGGAACGCGGATGTTCAGCAACACCGGTGCGACGGCTTACTCCGCTACCAAAGCCGCTCTGATCGCGATTACCAAGATGCTGGCCCTCGAGTTCGCCGAGCAAAAAGTGCGGGTCAATGCCGTCTGCCCCGGCTGGATTGAAACAGAAATCGACGACAACACCAACAAACGCAATCTCGACCAGGTCGAGGAACCGGTGGAATTCCCTGAGGGTAAAGTCCCGCTCACCGATGGGGGACCAGGCACCTCCGACCAGGTTGCCGACGTCGTGCTATTTCTATCGTCGAAAGCTGCCAGCCACGTGACCGGCAGTGTGATTTACGTCGACGGAGCCCAATCGTTATTGCAGGGTTAG
- a CDS encoding class I SAM-dependent methyltransferase — protein sequence MLRTAAFSLVLLSSATWSASAQEGVTSVAGRPIYQGREIAQTMHYNGAPWLIRESRQREEDCQKMLENLGVKPGMTICDMGCGNGFYSLKLAEMVGENGKILAVDIQSEMLRLLKARAEEEGIENIELILGELNSPKLPVGKVDLILCVDVYHEFSHPVEMLAGMRQSLKPDGKIVLLEFRMEDPNVPIKLLHKMSKKQMILEYQANGFQLAKQFDGLPWQHMMFFEKADQTPEK from the coding sequence ATGCTTCGTACTGCTGCTTTCTCTCTCGTTCTTCTTTCTTCTGCAACCTGGTCCGCAAGTGCCCAGGAAGGCGTGACATCGGTCGCTGGACGTCCCATTTATCAGGGACGCGAAATTGCCCAGACGATGCACTACAACGGTGCGCCCTGGCTGATTCGCGAAAGCCGACAACGCGAAGAAGACTGCCAGAAGATGCTGGAAAACCTCGGCGTGAAGCCCGGGATGACCATCTGCGACATGGGTTGCGGCAACGGTTTTTATAGTCTCAAGCTGGCCGAAATGGTCGGCGAAAACGGCAAAATCCTGGCCGTCGATATTCAATCCGAGATGCTGCGCCTCTTGAAAGCCCGCGCGGAAGAAGAGGGGATTGAGAACATCGAATTGATTCTCGGCGAACTCAACAGCCCGAAACTTCCCGTGGGGAAAGTCGATCTGATCCTCTGCGTCGATGTCTATCACGAGTTCTCGCACCCGGTCGAGATGCTAGCCGGTATGCGACAATCGCTGAAACCAGACGGCAAGATCGTGCTGCTAGAGTTTCGGATGGAAGACCCCAACGTCCCCATCAAATTGCTCCACAAAATGAGCAAAAAGCAAATGATTCTCGAGTATCAAGCCAACGGATTTCAACTGGCCAAGCAATTCGATGGCCTTCCATGGCAACACATGATGTTCTTTGAAAAGGCGGACCAAACGCCAGAGAAGTAA
- a CDS encoding LpxI family protein → MDSSKLPPIGLLAGWGNLPIVVAEAIQRSGRQVVCAAVKDHADPVLEEICDATIWVGLGQLGKVKRHFQTHQAAEATMAGKIHKIHLFDRGAVWKHRPDWFCFKTFAPQLLWGSKDRKDDTLLLAIVNRFESSGITFLPPTDFAPELLVNFGVIAGPQPTGKLLRDIQFGWEMAKELGRLDVGQSVAVKNQAVLALEAIEGTDACIERAGSLCKAGGFTVVKVAKPKQDMRFDVPTIGVGTLQTMVDAGASTLVLEAEKTILLDEPAVLEFAKTHRLRILAVSEDRLAEFDPSSEAA, encoded by the coding sequence ATGGACAGCTCTAAATTGCCTCCGATCGGACTACTCGCCGGTTGGGGAAATCTACCGATCGTGGTGGCCGAAGCAATTCAACGTTCAGGCCGCCAAGTTGTCTGCGCTGCCGTCAAAGATCATGCCGACCCTGTCTTGGAAGAAATTTGCGATGCGACCATTTGGGTCGGACTAGGACAGCTTGGCAAGGTGAAACGTCACTTCCAAACGCACCAAGCGGCGGAAGCGACCATGGCAGGGAAAATCCACAAGATCCACCTGTTCGATCGTGGCGCAGTGTGGAAACACCGTCCCGATTGGTTCTGCTTTAAAACGTTCGCCCCACAACTGTTATGGGGATCCAAAGATCGCAAGGACGATACCTTGCTGCTGGCAATCGTCAACAGATTCGAGTCCAGCGGTATTACTTTCTTACCTCCTACTGATTTTGCTCCGGAGTTGCTCGTGAATTTTGGTGTCATCGCAGGCCCTCAGCCTACGGGAAAACTGCTGCGAGATATTCAGTTCGGCTGGGAAATGGCCAAGGAACTAGGACGTCTGGATGTTGGGCAAAGCGTCGCAGTGAAAAATCAGGCAGTGCTGGCCTTGGAAGCCATTGAGGGAACCGATGCTTGCATCGAGCGGGCCGGCAGTCTTTGCAAAGCGGGTGGCTTCACCGTCGTTAAGGTGGCCAAGCCGAAGCAGGACATGCGGTTTGATGTCCCCACGATTGGGGTCGGTACGCTGCAGACCATGGTGGATGCCGGTGCAAGTACACTGGTCCTTGAGGCCGAAAAAACAATTCTCTTAGACGAACCGGCCGTGTTAGAATTTGCAAAGACCCATCGTTTAAGGATTCTTGCGGTAAGCGAGGATCGCCTCGCCGAATTTGATCCCTCTTCGGAAGCGGCCTAG
- the lpxD gene encoding UDP-3-O-(3-hydroxymyristoyl)glucosamine N-acyltransferase has product MGTTLAQLAELVDGKVFGDPDRVITGANIIRDAVAGEITLMDKPDQTALLMEDCQASAVLVREESEKLNIDGIVVANVHEAFGKIIRFFQPWEQTASAGIHRSAIVSLAAVVDPTATIGAGAVICDGVAIGKNAVIHSGVHIQAGCRIGEEVVIFPGAVLYDRTEVGDRCIIHANAVLGAFGFGYDSSSGKHILSAQLGNVVLESDVEIGAGAMVDRGTYGSTLIGEGTKIDNTVQIGHNCRLGKHNLICSQVGIAGSSTTGDYVVMAGQVGVRDHVHIGTGAMIGAKAGIGSDIPNGQQTLGVPGGPAKVILGEHMAIKKLPEMRKTIKSLVKRIEQLEKEAAAITEPVIRKAS; this is encoded by the coding sequence ATGGGCACCACGCTGGCACAACTGGCCGAACTTGTTGATGGCAAGGTTTTTGGCGATCCCGATCGCGTCATCACCGGGGCCAATATCATCCGCGATGCGGTTGCCGGCGAAATAACCCTGATGGATAAGCCCGATCAGACAGCCTTATTAATGGAAGACTGTCAGGCATCGGCGGTGTTGGTCCGCGAAGAATCTGAAAAGCTGAACATCGATGGCATTGTCGTGGCGAATGTTCATGAAGCGTTCGGCAAGATCATCCGCTTCTTTCAGCCGTGGGAACAAACCGCGTCGGCTGGCATTCATCGCTCCGCGATCGTATCCCTGGCAGCCGTCGTCGACCCCACCGCTACGATCGGAGCTGGCGCCGTTATTTGCGATGGCGTGGCGATCGGTAAGAACGCCGTCATTCACAGTGGAGTCCACATTCAAGCTGGTTGCCGAATTGGGGAGGAAGTGGTCATCTTTCCAGGAGCCGTCCTATACGACCGCACCGAAGTTGGCGACCGTTGTATTATCCATGCCAATGCCGTACTCGGGGCGTTTGGTTTTGGATACGACTCTTCCTCAGGCAAGCACATCCTTTCCGCTCAACTCGGGAATGTCGTTTTAGAATCGGACGTCGAAATCGGTGCCGGGGCCATGGTCGACCGTGGTACTTACGGTTCGACGCTGATTGGTGAAGGAACCAAAATCGACAATACGGTTCAGATTGGTCACAACTGTCGCCTCGGTAAACATAACCTGATTTGTTCGCAAGTCGGGATTGCCGGCAGTTCGACGACCGGAGACTACGTCGTCATGGCCGGTCAGGTTGGCGTACGCGACCACGTTCATATCGGCACCGGAGCGATGATCGGCGCGAAAGCTGGTATCGGCTCCGATATTCCCAACGGCCAGCAAACCCTGGGCGTTCCCGGTGGGCCAGCCAAGGTTATCTTGGGCGAACACATGGCCATCAAGAAGCTGCCGGAAATGCGTAAGACGATCAAGTCTCTGGTCAAACGCATCGAACAACTGGAAAAGGAAGCCGCCGCGATCACCGAACCGGTCATTCGCAAAGCGTCGTAA
- a CDS encoding HAD-IA family hydrolase: MDAVGTVIEPSPAVADAYLATAQSHGITLDRETIRRRFRQAISTYSVHAFQTKQGVDDPLRTTEETEVARWRAIVQFVLSPEPEKQNAVFQHLWDHFGQAQNWRIFEDVSPALSRLADAGFRLGLASNFDQRLRPIVECLLPTYDLSLFISSEVGWVKPATAFYERVTESLDCEPHEILLIGDDWKNDVQAPRVFGWQTLYLTRSQRPGEGDISNNYLTLSDAIVAILDR; the protein is encoded by the coding sequence TTGGACGCGGTCGGAACGGTCATCGAGCCATCCCCTGCGGTGGCCGATGCCTACCTGGCGACCGCACAATCTCACGGCATTACTCTCGACCGTGAGACAATCCGCCGGCGGTTTCGTCAGGCTATCTCGACGTATAGTGTTCACGCATTTCAAACAAAGCAGGGAGTCGACGACCCTCTACGTACGACCGAGGAAACAGAAGTGGCCCGCTGGCGAGCCATTGTCCAGTTCGTTCTTTCACCGGAACCTGAGAAGCAGAACGCTGTCTTTCAGCATCTGTGGGACCACTTTGGTCAGGCACAAAACTGGCGGATATTCGAGGATGTCTCCCCTGCCCTGTCACGACTAGCCGATGCCGGCTTTCGCCTGGGACTCGCATCGAACTTCGACCAGCGTCTTCGACCGATTGTTGAGTGTCTCCTTCCCACCTACGATCTAAGCCTCTTTATTTCCTCGGAAGTTGGTTGGGTAAAGCCAGCGACGGCGTTTTACGAGCGGGTCACGGAATCTCTCGACTGCGAACCGCACGAGATCTTATTGATCGGCGACGATTGGAAAAATGATGTGCAAGCCCCTCGAGTTTTCGGGTGGCAGACCCTCTACTTAACCCGATCACAAAGGCCTGGTGAAGGCGATATCTCCAATAACTATCTAACGTTAAGTGATGCGATCGTCGCAATTTTAGACCGCTAG
- a CDS encoding site-2 protease family protein, with amino-acid sequence MDHLLFAASEGPSLLQYLGGIWAFMQGIIGLGIVIFVHELGHFLVAKACGVRCDKFYVGFDVPITLGPWTFSALWKKKWGETEYGIGTIPLGGYVKMLGQDDNPNNADDETASTMVETVDESGNKQEVVNPRSYTAKSVPQRMAIISAGVVFNLIFGVIFAAIAYNMGVPYIPAEISWVQPGSPAWEVGLSPGDEIVGLNSEGTVRKDLRFDKDMTLQIIMNGDDKAMPLVVRHPDGKQEVIDIVPKNTFKDAQRPTIGVAPMYTTKMVVAPKLMGMIFGSEVADKLKPGDNLTGINDAPIANFLDYQKYVANHPYDSLKLKLQRKVDEESEATEDVEVEIPTVPYRETGLVMEISPILGIRSGSPAEKAGLKVGDQLVSLNGEPLGDGYTLPSRETKWAGETIDVVILRDGKEETKSIATVVPQGFSSEYMPGYEIGLQTLGLTFNLTTTIAEVLPESSAAEAGLAAGDEVLIVGFQGTNDAAKEVNGEMKIGVKDVKVKTDEIAWQAVQWTLQVAHPDTAMVLTVKKKDSGTPENVSVTSTLSKTEMLQSRYLRFEVEEKIQYATSIGDSLYLGVREVGEGMNQVIVVLRKIFSGEMQISGLGGPGTILYVATAESSRGISRLLTFLTLISANLAVVNFLPIPVLDGGHMMFLLYEGIRGKAMNEKWMLRLTYLGLAMVLTLMVTVIFLDINRFFPWG; translated from the coding sequence GTGGATCACTTGCTGTTTGCGGCAAGCGAAGGACCAAGCCTGCTCCAATACTTAGGCGGCATTTGGGCCTTCATGCAGGGCATCATTGGCTTGGGCATCGTGATTTTCGTGCACGAGCTTGGACACTTCCTAGTGGCCAAGGCTTGCGGCGTGCGCTGCGATAAGTTTTATGTCGGTTTCGACGTACCGATTACCCTCGGCCCGTGGACCTTTTCCGCTCTTTGGAAGAAAAAGTGGGGCGAAACCGAGTACGGCATCGGAACGATCCCCCTGGGTGGCTACGTGAAAATGTTGGGGCAGGACGATAACCCCAACAACGCCGATGACGAAACAGCCTCGACGATGGTCGAAACGGTTGACGAGTCCGGCAACAAGCAGGAAGTCGTTAACCCACGCAGCTACACCGCCAAAAGCGTTCCTCAGCGAATGGCCATCATTTCCGCTGGTGTGGTCTTTAACTTGATCTTTGGTGTGATCTTTGCCGCCATCGCCTACAACATGGGTGTTCCCTACATCCCGGCCGAAATCAGTTGGGTACAGCCAGGGTCGCCTGCCTGGGAAGTCGGGCTCAGCCCGGGCGACGAGATCGTCGGCCTAAACTCGGAAGGCACCGTTCGTAAGGACCTGCGTTTCGATAAAGACATGACCCTGCAGATCATCATGAACGGCGACGACAAAGCGATGCCGCTCGTGGTTCGTCACCCGGACGGCAAGCAGGAAGTCATCGACATTGTTCCTAAGAACACCTTCAAGGATGCCCAACGCCCGACCATCGGCGTGGCCCCTATGTACACGACCAAAATGGTTGTCGCCCCCAAGCTGATGGGCATGATCTTTGGTAGTGAAGTCGCCGACAAACTGAAGCCAGGCGATAATCTCACCGGTATCAACGATGCGCCTATCGCAAACTTTCTCGACTACCAAAAGTACGTGGCCAATCACCCGTACGATTCGCTGAAACTGAAACTTCAGCGAAAAGTGGACGAGGAAAGCGAAGCAACCGAAGACGTTGAAGTCGAAATTCCGACCGTGCCTTATCGCGAGACCGGGTTGGTCATGGAGATCAGCCCCATCCTTGGTATCCGCTCAGGATCTCCGGCAGAGAAGGCCGGCCTGAAGGTTGGCGACCAACTAGTCTCGCTCAATGGAGAGCCGCTAGGCGATGGCTATACGCTACCCAGCCGTGAGACCAAGTGGGCCGGTGAAACGATTGATGTCGTGATCCTTCGAGACGGCAAAGAAGAGACCAAGTCGATCGCAACGGTCGTCCCGCAAGGTTTCTCCTCTGAGTACATGCCCGGCTACGAAATCGGTCTGCAGACCTTAGGGCTTACCTTCAATCTGACAACGACCATCGCCGAAGTCCTCCCAGAAAGCTCGGCCGCCGAGGCTGGTCTCGCTGCCGGGGACGAGGTCCTAATCGTTGGCTTCCAAGGCACGAATGATGCCGCCAAGGAAGTGAACGGCGAAATGAAGATCGGCGTGAAGGACGTTAAAGTCAAGACCGACGAAATCGCCTGGCAGGCCGTTCAGTGGACGCTGCAAGTTGCCCATCCCGATACGGCGATGGTGCTAACGGTGAAGAAAAAAGACTCTGGCACGCCAGAAAATGTTTCCGTCACAAGCACCCTCTCCAAGACAGAAATGCTTCAAAGCCGTTACCTTCGCTTTGAAGTCGAAGAGAAGATTCAATACGCAACTAGCATTGGCGATTCGCTTTATCTAGGCGTTCGCGAAGTGGGCGAAGGGATGAATCAAGTCATCGTCGTCTTGCGGAAGATCTTCTCCGGAGAGATGCAAATCAGCGGATTGGGTGGCCCCGGAACGATCCTTTATGTGGCCACTGCCGAATCGTCACGAGGTATTTCCCGCCTGTTGACGTTCCTAACGCTGATTAGCGCCAACCTGGCCGTGGTGAACTTCCTGCCCATTCCCGTTCTCGACGGGGGACACATGATGTTCCTGCTGTACGAAGGGATCCGCGGCAAAGCGATGAACGAGAAGTGGATGCTACGTCTGACCTATCTGGGCTTGGCCATGGTGTTAACCCTGATGGTGACGGTCATCTTCCTCGATATCAATCGCTTCTTCCCGTGGGGTTAA
- the dxr gene encoding 1-deoxy-D-xylulose-5-phosphate reductoisomerase yields the protein MRSSSSSKSSQNVVVLGATGSIGCSTLDVIRASKGAFTPFALTAHGRLDDLLKAAIETQPKFVVASDAAAAEAFNWSDLPSCTTLLTGTAGIQEVAAHSEADIIVSAIVGRAGLEGTFAAIEAGKRVALANKETLVVAGHLATKLAEQSGAEILPVDSEHSAIFQALMAGRTADVRKVILTASGGPFRKFTQQQLSAVTVDEALDHPTWKMGPKITVDSATMMNKALELIEAKWLFDLTVDQIDVVVHPQSIVHSIVEFVDGSMVAQMSPPDMRMPIQLAMTYPERTECPAKQLDLTTAFSLEFEPPDYERFPALKLGKEVAQRGGTCGAVLNAANEVAVQQFLEGKIRFVDIYRVCRHLLDEHPFESNPELTRLLELDAWAREESIKWITCCLRQAKDQACSNT from the coding sequence ATGCGTAGCTCGTCGTCCTCGAAATCCAGCCAAAACGTCGTCGTCCTGGGAGCCACCGGGAGCATCGGATGCAGCACTCTGGATGTCATTCGAGCCAGTAAGGGGGCATTCACTCCCTTTGCACTGACAGCTCACGGGCGACTCGACGACCTGTTAAAGGCCGCCATCGAGACCCAACCAAAGTTCGTTGTAGCTAGCGATGCAGCCGCTGCAGAAGCATTTAATTGGTCGGACCTTCCCAGTTGCACCACGCTGTTGACTGGCACGGCAGGCATCCAAGAAGTGGCTGCCCATAGCGAAGCCGATATTATTGTTTCAGCCATTGTTGGACGGGCCGGACTGGAAGGGACCTTCGCGGCCATCGAAGCCGGCAAGCGTGTGGCGCTCGCCAACAAAGAAACCTTGGTCGTTGCCGGTCATTTAGCCACCAAATTGGCCGAGCAATCTGGCGCCGAGATCCTACCGGTCGACAGCGAACACAGTGCGATATTCCAAGCCCTAATGGCAGGTCGTACGGCTGATGTTCGTAAAGTGATTCTCACGGCTTCCGGCGGCCCTTTCCGAAAGTTCACCCAGCAGCAGTTGTCGGCGGTAACTGTAGACGAGGCGCTCGACCACCCTACCTGGAAGATGGGCCCTAAGATCACTGTCGATTCGGCAACCATGATGAACAAGGCACTCGAGCTGATTGAAGCCAAATGGTTGTTTGATTTGACGGTCGATCAGATTGACGTCGTTGTCCACCCACAGTCGATCGTTCATTCGATTGTTGAATTCGTGGACGGCTCGATGGTGGCCCAAATGAGCCCGCCGGATATGCGAATGCCTATTCAACTGGCCATGACCTACCCCGAGCGAACGGAGTGTCCTGCCAAGCAGTTGGACCTGACAACCGCGTTTTCCCTCGAATTCGAGCCGCCAGATTACGAGCGATTCCCCGCCCTTAAGCTAGGGAAAGAGGTGGCCCAACGCGGAGGGACGTGTGGAGCAGTGCTAAATGCCGCGAATGAAGTGGCCGTGCAGCAGTTTTTAGAAGGTAAAATTCGTTTCGTTGACATTTACCGGGTATGTCGCCACCTATTGGACGAACACCCGTTTGAATCAAACCCAGAATTAACCCGGTTGCTCGAGCTTGATGCTTGGGCCCGAGAGGAGTCTATCAAGTGGATCACTTGCTGTTTGCGGCAAGCGAAGGACCAAGCCTGCTCCAATACTTAG